A part of Gracilimonas sediminicola genomic DNA contains:
- a CDS encoding ATP-binding protein — translation MKDFISILFIEDTEQSNQEIKKRLHQSDFSVIPFSQNSVESLGVLLKAHKWDLIIADLDKEDLDLPYTLDVLDQQEFITPLVLIGSEIHNDVLYDAMAAGVQDYVSKDNPDRLLPVVAKEIRNLRKQRKYTQAATKNQIFDRILKKSTNEVFLMDPMSLKVIYANDTLLDNLGYTEEELFDLSAKDLIASYDVRNVFKKIAPLYRGEENSTTFQFDRKRKDGSTYPVEMHVEVTQEDTRQLLMGISFDISRQVEDAKIIAKQKQKTRELELNNKYKSQFFANVSHEMRTILNSTLLLTNILKENRYQNLKDDQLEYLQTIYHSNNSVLELLNEVLDLSKIEAGKIDIRLDEVKVSDVCERAERLFKPIAREKNLAFECNLNGIADKNLKTDRLRLDQVLNNLISNAIKFTEYGSVRLEVFTVKSDRAKQNSERVAFRVLDTGVGIPEERQKHIFKSYIQAEGSSTEKRFGGTGLGLAISKEIANLLGGEITLESEPDKGSCFTLILPSDSSDELAQQAKKGKLRIESTPEDVENHPAKLSKEETDKSQGTVLLVDDSSIHNMALKEFLGFSINKCITAESAREAYQILQEEKVDCIILDMYLPDADGKEVLDKLKSNGNYKNIPVIIYSGKSLAQSEEEELLKKADAVVQKNVNSYRKLLDSVLKTIS, via the coding sequence ATGAAAGACTTCATTTCGATTCTATTTATTGAAGACACTGAGCAATCAAATCAAGAGATCAAGAAGAGATTGCACCAATCAGATTTTTCTGTTATTCCATTTTCTCAGAACAGTGTAGAGAGCCTGGGGGTTTTGCTTAAAGCCCATAAATGGGATCTCATTATTGCCGACCTTGATAAAGAAGACCTCGACCTGCCATATACTCTTGATGTTCTGGATCAACAAGAATTTATCACTCCCCTTGTTTTGATCGGATCAGAAATTCACAATGATGTGCTATACGATGCCATGGCAGCAGGAGTGCAGGACTACGTATCTAAAGACAACCCAGACCGATTGCTCCCCGTGGTTGCTAAGGAAATCAGGAATCTGCGCAAGCAAAGAAAATACACCCAAGCGGCTACTAAGAACCAGATTTTCGACCGGATTCTTAAGAAGAGTACGAATGAAGTTTTTCTTATGGATCCCATGAGTCTTAAAGTTATTTATGCCAACGACACGCTTTTGGATAACCTTGGATATACTGAAGAGGAGCTTTTTGATCTTTCCGCAAAAGATTTAATTGCTTCTTATGATGTACGAAACGTTTTCAAGAAGATAGCCCCTCTTTACCGTGGAGAAGAAAATTCAACCACCTTTCAATTCGATCGCAAAAGAAAAGATGGCTCTACCTATCCCGTGGAAATGCACGTTGAGGTTACGCAAGAAGATACCCGGCAGCTATTGATGGGCATCAGTTTTGATATTTCACGACAAGTGGAAGATGCCAAAATCATTGCAAAACAAAAGCAAAAGACCCGGGAGCTGGAATTAAACAATAAGTACAAGTCGCAGTTTTTTGCCAATGTAAGCCATGAAATGCGAACCATTCTTAACTCTACCCTGCTGCTTACCAACATCCTGAAAGAGAACCGTTATCAGAACCTGAAGGATGATCAGCTTGAATATTTACAGACTATTTATCACTCCAACAACAGCGTTCTTGAGCTCCTGAATGAGGTTCTTGATCTGTCCAAAATTGAAGCAGGGAAAATTGATATCCGACTTGATGAGGTTAAAGTTTCTGATGTTTGCGAACGCGCCGAACGTTTGTTTAAACCCATTGCCCGTGAAAAGAACCTTGCCTTTGAATGCAACCTTAATGGAATTGCAGACAAGAACCTTAAGACCGACCGACTTCGACTTGACCAGGTTTTAAACAACCTGATATCAAACGCGATAAAATTTACTGAATATGGCAGTGTGCGCCTTGAAGTATTTACTGTCAAAAGTGATCGGGCAAAGCAAAACAGCGAAAGGGTTGCCTTCAGAGTTCTTGACACAGGTGTTGGCATCCCTGAAGAAAGACAAAAGCATATTTTTAAGAGTTACATTCAAGCTGAGGGCTCTTCAACCGAGAAAAGATTTGGAGGTACCGGACTTGGGCTGGCCATCTCAAAAGAGATAGCAAACCTTTTAGGAGGTGAAATCACACTTGAGAGCGAGCCGGATAAAGGTAGTTGCTTCACCCTGATCCTCCCTTCCGACAGTAGTGATGAACTTGCACAGCAGGCTAAAAAAGGTAAGTTAAGAATAGAGAGCACACCGGAGGATGTTGAAAACCATCCCGCGAAACTCTCTAAAGAGGAAACCGATAAGTCTCAGGGCACCGTTTTATTAGTGGACGACAGCAGCATTCACAATATGGCCTTAAAAGAGTTTTTAGGCTTTAGCATTAATAAGTGCATCACGGCAGAGTCGGCCCGAGAAGCGTACCAAATACTTCAAGAGGAAAAAGTGGACTGCATTATTCTGGACATGTATCTCCCTGATGCCGATGGTAAAGAAGTGCTGGATAAACTTAAATCAAACGGGAATTACAAGAATATTCCCGTCATCATATATTCCGGGAAAAGCTTAGCTCAATCAGAAGAAGAAGAGCTCCTGAAAAAAGCCGATGCTGTGGTTCAGAAGAATGTAAACAGCTACCGCAAGTTATTAGATAGTGTGCTGAAAACTATTAGTTAA
- a CDS encoding SMP-30/gluconolactonase/LRE family protein, with protein sequence MMLLTGFFISCTANETKTTPVNWETVQDTTDIAFTISGLDGPEAVRFDPEQNIYFISNFTGGGNTQDSTGFITKADAEGNILNLKFMTGTADAPLHAPRGMFIIENTLWAADVLGVHGFDKSTGEQTAFIDFSDFEIGFLNDISADAEGTLFVTDTGTSRVFKVEAGTPSIYLDSLPEAPNGITLNPGNQQFVLAPWGGDQIFRSFSSSDDLNEYAALEGGYFDGIEFLQSNLLAASQQDSSIRYFDGSESTILIKTTGRPADIGINTNLNHIAVPYIALDRVDVWNLSKQ encoded by the coding sequence ATGATGTTACTTACCGGTTTTTTTATTTCCTGTACGGCTAATGAGACAAAAACGACACCGGTCAACTGGGAAACCGTTCAGGATACCACTGATATCGCCTTTACCATTAGCGGACTGGATGGCCCCGAGGCTGTTCGTTTTGACCCTGAGCAAAATATCTATTTCATTTCTAATTTTACCGGAGGCGGGAACACGCAGGACTCCACCGGTTTTATAACTAAAGCGGATGCAGAGGGAAATATCCTGAATCTCAAATTCATGACCGGCACTGCTGATGCTCCCCTTCATGCTCCAAGAGGCATGTTCATCATTGAAAACACACTATGGGCCGCGGATGTTCTGGGAGTACACGGCTTTGATAAATCAACCGGTGAACAAACGGCTTTTATTGATTTTTCGGATTTTGAAATTGGCTTCTTGAATGATATCTCAGCCGATGCGGAAGGCACATTGTTTGTGACAGATACCGGGACCAGCCGGGTTTTTAAAGTTGAAGCCGGCACGCCTTCCATTTATCTGGACTCACTTCCCGAAGCTCCCAATGGAATAACACTGAATCCCGGGAATCAACAGTTTGTTTTGGCTCCGTGGGGTGGTGATCAAATTTTCCGTTCTTTCAGCAGTTCGGATGATTTGAACGAATACGCAGCCCTGGAAGGCGGTTATTTTGACGGCATCGAGTTTCTTCAGTCAAATTTATTGGCTGCCAGCCAGCAGGATTCCAGCATCCGTTATTTTGACGGCTCTGAAAGCACAATCCTGATCAAAACCACTGGCCGACCGGCCGATATCGGAATTAACACCAATCTGAATCATATAGCCGTTCCGTATATTGCTTTAGATCGCGTAGACGTTTGGAATCTTTCAAAACAATAG
- a CDS encoding DEAD/DEAH box helicase — protein MSSFKELGLSPEICQAVEDLGFETPTEVQSRAIPTILASQRDLIALAQTGTGKTGAFGMPVLQQVDANSNNVQVLVLSPTRELAIQIAKDLKSFAKHQKGIKTVAVYGGANISTQIRALNNGCQVVIGTPGRMLDLIRRRKLDVTNVRSLVLDEADEMLNMGFQDDLDAILADTPKGKQTLLFSATMPKQISKMARKYMNNPEEIEVNARNSGALNVEHHYYMVHAKDRYDALKRIADVNPDIYGIIFCRTRRETSEVASKLSKEGYNADLLNGDLSQAQRDEVMNRFRTKELQLLVATDVAARGLDVDNLTHVINYNLPDDLEVYIHRSGRTGRAGNSGIAVSIIHTREMGRVRALEKMSGKEFIKQDVPKGEEVCGVRMMDMVDKLKATEVNEKQIEKYLPQVYEKLADLGWQELIQHFVSMEFNQILEYYQQAGDINASAGRSKNNNNRNNSSRKNNGRSNSGGSGRHAEEGFTRYFLNVGNRDGLNPARLMGVVNEQLNGKKPNFGKIDIQNNFSFFEVEEGFDAKLFDAVNGTQFEGRDLSVELAKPDSNGSGSSSNGSSSGSYKGKGKVGSKSKRGNRKSKGDEPFSKSKGGRIKKKRSPEVYA, from the coding sequence ATGTCATCGTTCAAAGAACTGGGCTTATCGCCCGAAATATGCCAAGCCGTTGAAGATCTTGGCTTTGAAACCCCAACCGAAGTACAGTCCAGGGCTATCCCTACCATTCTGGCTTCACAGCGCGACCTGATTGCGCTTGCCCAAACCGGAACGGGTAAAACCGGCGCTTTTGGTATGCCTGTACTTCAACAGGTTGATGCCAACTCAAACAATGTGCAGGTACTGGTGTTATCACCAACCCGCGAGCTGGCTATTCAAATTGCCAAAGACCTTAAGTCATTCGCCAAGCATCAAAAAGGAATTAAAACAGTGGCCGTGTATGGCGGAGCTAATATCTCTACCCAAATTCGCGCACTTAACAACGGATGCCAGGTTGTAATCGGAACTCCGGGCAGAATGCTGGACCTGATTCGTCGCCGTAAACTGGACGTAACCAACGTACGTTCTCTGGTACTTGATGAAGCTGATGAAATGCTGAATATGGGCTTCCAGGATGACCTGGATGCTATTTTAGCGGACACTCCCAAAGGAAAACAAACGCTGCTTTTTTCTGCTACCATGCCGAAGCAGATTTCCAAAATGGCGCGGAAATACATGAACAATCCTGAAGAGATTGAAGTAAACGCCCGCAACTCGGGTGCCCTCAATGTGGAGCACCATTACTACATGGTTCACGCCAAAGACCGGTATGATGCCCTCAAGCGAATTGCGGATGTAAATCCTGATATTTATGGGATTATTTTTTGCAGAACACGACGCGAAACTTCTGAAGTGGCATCCAAGCTTTCGAAAGAAGGGTATAATGCTGATTTACTGAATGGAGATTTGTCTCAAGCTCAGCGCGATGAAGTAATGAACCGGTTCCGCACCAAGGAACTCCAGTTGCTGGTAGCTACAGATGTAGCCGCACGTGGACTTGATGTCGATAACCTGACGCACGTTATCAACTACAACCTGCCGGATGACCTGGAAGTGTATATTCACCGAAGTGGCCGTACTGGTCGCGCTGGGAATAGCGGTATTGCCGTTTCCATTATTCACACCCGTGAAATGGGCAGAGTTCGGGCGCTGGAAAAAATGTCCGGAAAAGAATTCATCAAGCAGGATGTTCCAAAAGGAGAAGAAGTATGCGGAGTTCGCATGATGGATATGGTGGACAAGCTGAAGGCTACCGAAGTTAACGAAAAGCAGATTGAGAAGTATCTGCCTCAGGTGTATGAGAAATTAGCCGATCTTGGCTGGCAGGAACTGATTCAACATTTTGTTTCCATGGAATTCAACCAGATTCTGGAATATTACCAGCAAGCAGGCGATATCAATGCCTCAGCCGGTAGATCAAAGAATAATAACAACCGTAATAACTCTTCCCGTAAGAACAATGGAAGAAGTAATTCCGGCGGAAGCGGAAGACATGCTGAAGAAGGGTTTACCCGATACTTCCTGAATGTTGGTAACCGTGACGGACTTAATCCGGCCCGTTTGATGGGAGTTGTGAACGAGCAGTTGAATGGCAAGAAGCCGAATTTTGGCAAAATCGATATTCAGAATAACTTCTCTTTCTTTGAAGTGGAAGAAGGTTTTGATGCCAAGCTATTCGATGCTGTAAACGGAACTCAGTTTGAAGGCCGTGATCTTTCCGTAGAATTGGCCAAGCCTGATAGTAACGGATCCGGATCTTCTTCAAATGGATCCTCATCCGGAAGCTATAAAGGAAAAGGGAAAGTCGGTTCCAAATCCAAAAGAGGAAATCGAAAGTCTAAAGGTGATGAGCCTTTTTCGAAATCCAAGGGTGGAAGAATCAAGAAAAAGCGCAGCCCGGAAGTTTACGCTTAA
- a CDS encoding GAF domain-containing sensor histidine kinase, with the protein MSDTSALIPENEFERALKLSEYDIDYSEIHGKLDDLTRLAAHVAGTPISLINLLDTTTQWTVSKVGLDVLQTPREETVCQYVILDDDSVEVEDMTEDERFKDKEYVKNSPHIKYYYGVPLKSPDGHRIGAMCVMDTDEHDLSPEKESFLKIIANEVITRIEYEQKLKLMRHSVDELKEIQRKVSHDIRGPIGGIIGIAEILRDQAEESKMEEFMQLLELINKGGRSVLDLADEILSTYDDQSDQTKLLKNQLTLEILQKKLENLYKPQALNKSIDYNVVISNGHQGLTFPKHKLLQIFGNLISNAIKFTPENGNVEVNLDIKKPDLELIGVIKDSGVGMTDEQIKEIMSNRGRSTQGTGHERGFGFGFKLAKHLIESVNGSLLIESKKNEGTEITVNIPL; encoded by the coding sequence ATGTCTGACACTTCAGCTCTGATCCCTGAAAACGAATTTGAGCGAGCTTTAAAACTATCTGAATATGATATTGACTATTCGGAAATTCACGGGAAATTAGATGATTTAACCCGGCTTGCAGCTCATGTGGCCGGCACTCCCATTTCACTCATCAACCTGTTGGATACAACCACCCAGTGGACGGTTTCGAAAGTGGGACTTGATGTACTTCAAACTCCCCGGGAAGAAACCGTTTGCCAGTATGTGATACTCGATGATGATTCCGTTGAGGTGGAAGACATGACGGAAGACGAACGCTTTAAGGATAAAGAGTATGTCAAGAACTCCCCTCATATAAAGTATTACTATGGAGTGCCACTCAAATCTCCGGATGGCCACCGAATCGGGGCTATGTGTGTAATGGATACCGATGAACATGACCTTTCTCCTGAGAAAGAATCATTTCTGAAAATCATTGCGAATGAGGTCATCACCCGAATTGAATATGAGCAGAAACTGAAGCTGATGCGCCACAGCGTGGATGAGCTTAAGGAAATACAGCGCAAAGTAAGTCATGATATCCGCGGGCCGATTGGAGGAATTATTGGTATTGCTGAAATCCTTCGCGACCAGGCCGAGGAAAGCAAAATGGAAGAATTCATGCAGCTTCTGGAGTTGATCAACAAAGGCGGGCGATCGGTGCTGGATTTAGCGGATGAGATTCTAAGTACCTATGATGATCAATCAGATCAAACAAAGCTCCTCAAAAACCAGCTTACCCTCGAAATTTTACAGAAGAAACTTGAAAATCTCTATAAACCCCAGGCGCTCAATAAGTCCATAGATTATAATGTAGTGATAAGTAATGGTCATCAGGGACTTACTTTTCCCAAGCATAAATTACTGCAGATATTCGGGAACCTGATTTCCAACGCTATCAAATTCACCCCGGAAAATGGAAATGTAGAGGTGAACCTGGATATCAAAAAGCCTGATTTAGAGCTGATTGGTGTAATCAAAGACAGTGGTGTGGGCATGACCGATGAGCAAATAAAGGAAATTATGAGCAACCGCGGACGTTCAACACAAGGAACCGGGCACGAGCGAGGTTTTGGATTTGGATTCAAGCTGGCTAAACACCTGATTGAATCCGTAAACGGTTCCCTCTTGATAGAATCCAAAAAGAATGAGGGGACGGAGATCACCGTAAATATCCCTCTTTAA